The nucleotide sequence CTACGCCAAAAAAAATCCCGTAAAAAACCAAAACAAATTTTAATTTTCACGGGATTCAAATACTTACTTCCAAGAAGAAGACTTATAAAATCACTATTTTTTTACTCACCTTAGTAGTTCCACTTTTTGCATTTACCAAATAAGTTCCTTTGGCTAAATTTAATTGTGGAAGATTGATTTCGACCCTTGACTTTCCTTTAAAATCATTCGCATAAACCATTTTACCTGACATATCATAAATCGCTATTGCAACATCTGAAATACCCGCCAAATCAATAGCCAAAAATTCATCATCACTTTTAAAAGGATTTGGATACATTTTTAAATTATTATCAATTTCGAAAGTATTTACCGCCAATGCCGGAGGACAGTTGCTGGTATTTACCTGATTATCATCTCTTGAAATTACCAAAGAAATTGACCAATCAAAACCTGAAGCATTAGTCTTAAGTTCATTTTCGGTTGGAACATTTATACTGTAATATCCGTCACCCACTGCCCCACCGGTGGTACTTGCTCGATAAAGCAATGGAGCTACCGATGGCCCAAGATAAAATGTTTCCATATTAGGAATCGGATTTGGTCTTAATATTTCCGGATTGGTTCTTAACTTACAAGGCACCCATGGAAATATACCTTGTTTGACATGGGCATTGATTCCATAAGCGGAGGTAATATCAGTTATTCTCGAAGATGAATCAAAAAAACCAACTCCTACAAAAGGAGACACTTTGTCGAACGCTTTGTCAATACGCACGGCTGCCATACATCCAGTGGCTTCTATTTTTTGTATATCAATCCATCCATTTACAGCACTCCAAGGTTGCAACATAACAGCAGCATTCCCATCAGTACATTTTATATTATATCCAAATATTTCAGACATCTTAGCCACTTCCTGAGGAATCACACCTCCTGAAGCACTTACATCGTCACTTTCAAGCCTAAGAGTAACACCACCTCTTAAAGAAGTTAAATTCTTAAAAAGCAACTTCTCACCAGTTCTTACTTGCACAACGCCATAACCGCCATGTCCATTTATAATGGTTAGATTTTTAACCAAACCTTTAACGGGACCTGCCCAAATATTGTTTCTCTTACTTGCTGAACAATTCAGCGCTGCATGTATAGTACCATTATCATCTACAAAACAATCAGCTACCATAAAATTCTTTGCTTCTTTAACATTAAATGGTGTAATTCTGGTTTCTTTATCTAAATGAGTTAAATCAACTTTAAATTGTCCGCTTGAAGCCCTGATACTCACATTCTCTGACAATACTCCTGTATAGCCAATACGAAAAATAGACATATTAGGAATTTGAGGATTGGTAGGAGAGACAGCATCATAAGGTTTTACAATCGCCAAAGGATCGAATACCAAATGAACATCTGATTTGAGTTGAATTTCGTTGAATTCCCATGTTCCAGCAGGAATGGTAATAACTCCACCTTTAAGGTTTTCACCATTTACCATCACCGTCAGGTTAGTCAGGGTATTAATAGCCGTTTGCAGAGCCGGAGAATCATCTCCTGTTGCAGGATTATAAACCAAAGTTATTCTTTGTGAAGAGGGTGCTGCAGGATACTTTCCGGAACTATCAGTAAAAAAATCTGCTTCATTTCTAAACTCGGGTAAGGGAGAACCTACTTGTGAAAAACCTAAGTTTATTAAAAATAAAAAGAGTATTATGGTTGTGCTTTTTTTCATGACATTTAGTTTGTATATAACAATCTGTCTTATTATTTTTGATTCTTAACCTCAATATACAAACCAAGGTCGTTTGTCGATTTTGGATTCTAAGTCATTAATTTCAACGAGCTGAAAGGTTTCCTTTTCATCCAAAACTTGTTTCTGGGAAATACAAAATCCTCCTTTACACAGGAAATATTCAGTTAATTCAATGGATACTAAATTACTTATCACTCAACATACGACTAAAGTTAGTATTTGCACTATATTCCCAATCTTATCATACAAATGGATTCTGCTATAATTAAGTTCACAAACAAAAATCCTGATAAATGAAAGTTATAAGGAATGAGCCCGACACAATATCGAGCTCTTCATTTTCAAAATTAAATATAGATTTATTTGAGATTTTGAGTGTAGTCTACACCTGATGATTTAAAAATATTTTGCTTATAAAGTAAAAAGCTTATTTACTTAACATTCTTCATTTCTTCTTGCATTTTCTGAAAAAACGGTTGTAATTCAGCATACGACTTACCAGTCATTTTAGACATAGCACTATTAAAGTCTCTTGAAGCTTGCTGACCTATTTCTTTTTTCTCATCAGCAGTAATTTCTCCATTTTTTAATTTTCCTGCTGAATTTACGTAAGCCATCACTACTGTAGTACGCAGTGTCATCAGATCTTTTTTCTGATTTTCGGTTAGTCCAAATTCTTTAACTGCCGAATCAACAAAATAATCGATTTGTTTTTGTTGCCATTTGTCTTGAGCAAATGTTGCGGTAGCTGTCATTAGTAATATAAAAACTAAAATAATTCGTTTCATAATTTAAAAATTAATCGGTTTAATAATTAATAAATTTACAAACAAAACGACAGCACAATAAGGCCTATTTTATCCTAAACAAAATAAAAATTACCCTTATTAAAAACTATACCCTTTTTAAAACTGACAAAAATCAACTCAATTTTAAATCCCTATTAACAACAAAAAAGATTGCAACAACTGGTATAATTAACAACTATCTCTAGATCTTTACTTAATTTAAAAAACTACACCATCAGACTTTTACATAGTATACTTATAACTCTTTGGTGTGCTTCCCATGATGTGTTTAAACTGTTTATTAAAGTTGGTTATTGATTTATATCCTACCATATGACTTACTTCAGAAATCGGTAAATCTTCTTGTACCAATAAACGCGAAGCATTACGAATGCGAACTTCATTCAAAAACTCTGTGAAAGATTTGTTGGTCATTTTCTTGAAAAAACGACAAAATGAATTAGTTGTCATACAAGCAATATCAGAAACCTGACTCAAACTAATATAATTAGCATAATTATCTGATATATATTTAATTACCGTATCCAATCGACCCGAATCGTCAGTTGCTAATTGACTCATATCAGAAGATGACAACACTTCCTTGGTTTCAGACAACGACAATCGATGTAACAAACTTAATAGTTTAATCGATTGTTCTGCTGGAGATAAATCGACAATTTCTATCAAATCATCATGCAGTTCATCGCTTACATTTTTCCCAAATGAAACACCAAATTTAGATTGTTCCAACATATGGTTAATAGCTGAAAATTCGGGATTACTAAAAGTACCTTCTCCTAAAAAATTTTTGGTGAATTTTAATATAATCGTTTTTACGTGAGCATCTTCATCTTCATCATAATAAGAAGGATCATTACGCCATAAATGAGGCAAGAATGGCCCAACCAAAACCAAGTCCCCAGGTAAAAAATGAGAAACATTATCACCTACAAAACGTACCCCACTGCTTTCAGAGATATATAACAATTCATACTGCGAATGATAATGCCAAAAAGAATCCTTACAAGGCACTAATGCCGCTCGAATATTCAATCGAGCGTTGACAAAACTATCGGGATTTTTTAAAACTAATTTCATAAAACACGGGTACTATCTTGTTAGTATAACATTTAACTCTATTTATGATTAGCAAAAATTATTCCAAAAACAGAATAAAATTACTAAAACATGCCTTCATAAGGCATGCTACTTCTTTCATAGTCTCAAAGATAAAGACTTTATTAAGTATATACTATAAAAAAACACAGAATTGAATGCATATTCATATTAAAAACCAGTTAAATTGAAGATATCACAATTTTAATCACAAAGAAGTAAGGATTCTCCCAAAACAAACAGCCAAAATCAGCCTTACTAAAAACAAGAGGCTACTCCACTTAGAAAGTGTGATAGCCTCTAAAAAACTAACTACAAAAAACTTTACTCAAAATTATGGAACAATCGTGGCTAATACTTTAACTTGAAAAACCTGTTCAAAAACCCACACACCATCAACTAATACAGCATCTACTGGCGTAGTCCCTTTGTATGTAACTTTATCTTTATAAGTATTTCTTAAAGTCACAGTATAATCACCGGCAGTTGGGAAATAAATAAAAACTGTTGCATCAGTTGTTACCAACCCTTTTGTTGCATCGATATAAGGAGTTAAATCTGGATAAGGTACTGTATTTACATTTTTGAAACCTGATTTCAAAAAATGAGATCCTTCCTTAATTTTCCACTCATGCGATAAAGTTCCCTGTGATAAATCAAAAATTGACAAAGCTTTACCAGCTGGAATTGTAATTGGAGCAGTAACACTTAACGGAGTACTTGAATACCAGGTTACATCAGAAAATTCAGGATCGGGTGTTAGCGATTCTTTTTCACAACTTGTAAAAAACAATCCTAAAAACATTGCTATTATTACTATATTTTTCATTTTCTTCTTTTTAATTATTTAGATAAATTAGGATTTCTACCCACCTCATTACTTGGTAATGGTAAATATTCACTAGTTCCTTCAACGAAGTTTTGAGCTGGAATTGCAAACTCATTAGGAATAGGCAAACTTGTACTTACTTTATTTGCTTCATCAACAACTGAAGCTTTAAATCTAGTTACTTGAGTTCCTATATTTGGATTAACAGTTTTTGCATACTTAAAATCATTTGTATAATAGGTTTTTGAAGCCAAGTTGCTAAAATTAGATTTTAATATTCCCCATCTTCTCAAATCTGTAAAACGAGTTGCGTGACCTTCTGCTGAAGTTTCTAAAGGTTTATCAACAAACATTAATTTATCCATCAATGTAGTTGCAGTATAAACAACACCATCATAAGTACGTGTCCCTGCAAATTCACCTGTAATACCATATAACTTTAATCCCCAACGAGCACGAACTTTATTAATAAGTGCCAAAGCTTCATTAATAGCACCTCTTTTTATCAAGCACTCCGCTTGCATTAAATACACTTCAGACAATCTATGTACAATATAATTTTTAGATGATTTCTGTGCACCTAATGTATTTGCTGTTTCAGCTGTAAAAATATCCACATTTAAATATTTTTTATAATATGC is from Flavobacterium sp. NG2 and encodes:
- a CDS encoding AraC family transcriptional regulator gives rise to the protein MKLVLKNPDSFVNARLNIRAALVPCKDSFWHYHSQYELLYISESSGVRFVGDNVSHFLPGDLVLVGPFLPHLWRNDPSYYDEDEDAHVKTIILKFTKNFLGEGTFSNPEFSAINHMLEQSKFGVSFGKNVSDELHDDLIEIVDLSPAEQSIKLLSLLHRLSLSETKEVLSSSDMSQLATDDSGRLDTVIKYISDNYANYISLSQVSDIACMTTNSFCRFFKKMTNKSFTEFLNEVRIRNASRLLVQEDLPISEVSHMVGYKSITNFNKQFKHIMGSTPKSYKYTM
- a CDS encoding T9SS type A sorting domain-containing protein: MKKSTTIILFLFLINLGFSQVGSPLPEFRNEADFFTDSSGKYPAAPSSQRITLVYNPATGDDSPALQTAINTLTNLTVMVNGENLKGGVITIPAGTWEFNEIQLKSDVHLVFDPLAIVKPYDAVSPTNPQIPNMSIFRIGYTGVLSENVSIRASSGQFKVDLTHLDKETRITPFNVKEAKNFMVADCFVDDNGTIHAALNCSASKRNNIWAGPVKGLVKNLTIINGHGGYGVVQVRTGEKLLFKNLTSLRGGVTLRLESDDVSASGGVIPQEVAKMSEIFGYNIKCTDGNAAVMLQPWSAVNGWIDIQKIEATGCMAAVRIDKAFDKVSPFVGVGFFDSSSRITDITSAYGINAHVKQGIFPWVPCKLRTNPEILRPNPIPNMETFYLGPSVAPLLYRASTTGGAVGDGYYSINVPTENELKTNASGFDWSISLVISRDDNQVNTSNCPPALAVNTFEIDNNLKMYPNPFKSDDEFLAIDLAGISDVAIAIYDMSGKMVYANDFKGKSRVEINLPQLNLAKGTYLVNAKSGTTKVSKKIVIL